Proteins from a genomic interval of Marmota flaviventris isolate mMarFla1 chromosome 8, mMarFla1.hap1, whole genome shotgun sequence:
- the Icoslg gene encoding ICOS ligand isoform X1 produces MRLSPGLLLLLLSGLQAVIQAEEVRAMVGSDVKLSCVYPGTDRFDLDDLFVYWQVSESNAVVTYYLPGNSSTGLEDSHYKNRAHLSLDSMQQGDFSLHLRNVTPQDEQKFNCLVFRKSLELGRILEAVVTLHVAANYSMPVVSTPSRPSAEQELTFTCVSTDGYPRPSVYWINKTDNSQLDKALHNDTVSLNQRGLYDVVSVLRVPWAPSVNVGCCIENALLHQNLTGTETFIGPEAMVTDSPARPQQEGSAAVVSTLAILLVMVIVAVATGCLCRTRCPRRSYTGARFVQ; encoded by the exons ATGCGGCTGAG TCCTGGCCTGCTGTTGCTCCTCCTCAGTGGCCTGCAAGCTG TTATTCAAGCAGAGGAAGTCAGGGCCATGGTGGGCAGTGACGTCAAACTCAGCTGCGTCTACCCGGGAACAGATCGTTTCGACCTAGACGACCTGTTTGTCTACTGGCAAGTCAGCGAGTCAAACGCAGTGGTGACCTACTACCTCCCCGGGAACAGCTCCACAGGCCTCGAGGACAGCCACTACAAGAACAGGGCACACCTGTCACTGGACAGCATGCAGCAGGGGGACTTCTCCCTGCACCTGCGCAATGTCACCCCCCAGGACGAGCAGAAGTTCAACTGCCTGGTGTTTAGGAAATCCTTAGAGCTAGGAAGGATCTTGGAAGCCGTGGTCACACTGCACGTGGCAG cCAACTACAGCATGCCAGTGGTCAGCACGCCCAGCCGTCCCTCTGCAGAGCAGGAGCTCACCTTCACCTGCGTGTCTACAGACGGCTACCCGAGGCCCAGCGTGTACTGGATCAACAAGACGGACAACAGCCAGCTGGACAAGGCCCTGCATAACGACACGGTCTCCCTGAACCAGCGGGGCTTGTACGATGTGGTCAGCGTCCTGAGGGTCCCTTGGGCGCCCAGCGTGAACGTGGGCTGCTGCATAGAGAATGCGCTTCTGCACCAGAACCTCACGGGGACAG AGACCTTCATTGGACCTGAAGCCATGGTGACAGACAGCCCAGCGCGTCCCCAACAGGAGGGGAGTGCGGCCGTCGTCAGCACCCTTGCCATCCTGCTGGTGATGGTGATCGTGGCTGTGGCCACAGGCTGCCTGTGCAGAACCAGGTGTCCCCGTCGCAGCTATACAG GTGCAAGGTTCGTGCAGTAG
- the Icoslg gene encoding ICOS ligand isoform X2: MRLSPGLLLLLLSGLQAVIQAEEVRAMVGSDVKLSCVYPGTDRFDLDDLFVYWQVSESNAVVTYYLPGNSSTGLEDSHYKNRAHLSLDSMQQGDFSLHLRNVTPQDEQKFNCLVFRKSLELGRILEAVVTLHVAANYSMPVVSTPSRPSAEQELTFTCVSTDGYPRPSVYWINKTDNSQLDKALHNDTVSLNQRGLYDVVSVLRVPWAPSVNVGCCIENALLHQNLTGTETFIGPEAMVTDSPARPQQEGSAAVVSTLAILLVMVIVAVATGCLCRTRCPRRSYTDHV, from the exons ATGCGGCTGAG TCCTGGCCTGCTGTTGCTCCTCCTCAGTGGCCTGCAAGCTG TTATTCAAGCAGAGGAAGTCAGGGCCATGGTGGGCAGTGACGTCAAACTCAGCTGCGTCTACCCGGGAACAGATCGTTTCGACCTAGACGACCTGTTTGTCTACTGGCAAGTCAGCGAGTCAAACGCAGTGGTGACCTACTACCTCCCCGGGAACAGCTCCACAGGCCTCGAGGACAGCCACTACAAGAACAGGGCACACCTGTCACTGGACAGCATGCAGCAGGGGGACTTCTCCCTGCACCTGCGCAATGTCACCCCCCAGGACGAGCAGAAGTTCAACTGCCTGGTGTTTAGGAAATCCTTAGAGCTAGGAAGGATCTTGGAAGCCGTGGTCACACTGCACGTGGCAG cCAACTACAGCATGCCAGTGGTCAGCACGCCCAGCCGTCCCTCTGCAGAGCAGGAGCTCACCTTCACCTGCGTGTCTACAGACGGCTACCCGAGGCCCAGCGTGTACTGGATCAACAAGACGGACAACAGCCAGCTGGACAAGGCCCTGCATAACGACACGGTCTCCCTGAACCAGCGGGGCTTGTACGATGTGGTCAGCGTCCTGAGGGTCCCTTGGGCGCCCAGCGTGAACGTGGGCTGCTGCATAGAGAATGCGCTTCTGCACCAGAACCTCACGGGGACAG AGACCTTCATTGGACCTGAAGCCATGGTGACAGACAGCCCAGCGCGTCCCCAACAGGAGGGGAGTGCGGCCGTCGTCAGCACCCTTGCCATCCTGCTGGTGATGGTGATCGTGGCTGTGGCCACAGGCTGCCTGTGCAGAACCAGGTGTCCCCGTCGCAGCTATACAG ACCATGTTTGA